One genomic region from Leptolyngbyaceae cyanobacterium JSC-12 encodes:
- a CDS encoding multidrug resistance efflux pump (IMG reference gene:2510094866~PFAM: Prefoldin subunit) yields MFDHSEPDILPLLQEDEFLPPINRWISAGAWLLVGMLAGGIGLAATIRYNVTVQAGATVRPVSEASIVQVMVGGTIRRIVARENQIVQRGDVLAELDIVDRAQLLRLQTRRQRLQQYIQQYQHQLEQLNAQLQQINAQAIAQAGLARSNNSAMSVGGMPVSSSTSWSDALVETALERLAMQAPTVATLLSEQRERLQQHQAGLRNQIQYDQTMLQTIDQELGKFVILAPRDGVVFKLTLNATGQTVQAGETVAQIVPQKSPLAIKARVEVQDISQVSVGQSVQLRISAYPYPDYGVLAGTVQAIAPDVTTVGDTRLGITPYYEVTIQPEQPYLLKGDRQYPLQPGMEARADIISRQETVLQAFLRRLRLWAEV; encoded by the coding sequence ATGTTTGACCACTCTGAACCCGATATCCTTCCCCTTTTACAAGAAGATGAATTTTTACCTCCCATCAATCGCTGGATAAGTGCAGGTGCATGGCTTTTGGTGGGAATGCTAGCAGGAGGAATTGGGCTTGCTGCAACCATTCGCTATAACGTTACGGTTCAAGCAGGTGCAACGGTTCGTCCTGTGAGTGAGGCAAGTATTGTTCAAGTGATGGTTGGTGGGACGATTCGACGCATCGTGGCAAGAGAGAATCAGATTGTGCAACGGGGTGATGTGCTTGCGGAATTAGACATTGTGGATCGGGCGCAGTTGCTCAGGTTGCAAACCCGTCGCCAGCGTTTGCAGCAGTACATCCAGCAATATCAACATCAGCTTGAACAATTAAATGCTCAACTACAGCAGATTAATGCTCAAGCGATCGCCCAGGCAGGTCTGGCACGTTCTAATAACTCTGCTATGTCTGTAGGCGGTATGCCAGTGTCCTCTTCCACCTCCTGGTCGGATGCTTTGGTAGAAACGGCTTTAGAGCGATTAGCCATGCAAGCACCGACAGTTGCAACCCTGCTTTCAGAACAGCGGGAGCGCCTGCAACAGCACCAGGCTGGACTGAGGAATCAAATCCAGTATGACCAGACTATGTTGCAGACTATTGATCAGGAATTGGGGAAATTCGTGATTCTGGCACCTAGAGATGGGGTGGTGTTTAAGTTGACATTGAACGCGACTGGGCAAACAGTGCAAGCAGGTGAGACTGTTGCCCAAATTGTGCCGCAAAAATCTCCGCTTGCTATTAAAGCGCGAGTTGAGGTGCAAGACATTAGCCAGGTCAGTGTGGGACAAAGTGTTCAATTGCGGATTTCAGCTTACCCTTATCCAGATTATGGTGTGCTAGCAGGTACGGTGCAGGCGATCGCGCCTGATGTGACGACTGTTGGAGACACACGGCTAGGGATAACCCCCTACTACGAAGTAACAATCCAACCAGAACAACCCTACCTGCTCAAAGGCGATCGCCAATATCCACTGCAACCTGGTATGGAAGCCCGCGCTGACATCATCTCTCGTCAGGAAACGGTATTGCAGGCATTTCTGCGCAGGTTGCGCTTGTGGGCAGAGGTTTGA
- a CDS encoding TPR repeat-containing protein (IMG reference gene:2510094860~PFAM: Tetratricopeptide repeat) encodes MTRFYLFSTLFLGTAIALIQPQPVQALSANQVQRLAEGFTVLIDSANPGSGVIVAREGETYYVLTARHVVGTQDSYMVVAASGDRYPVQYSRIVQMPGVDLALVPFTSRRTYPVATLANYSYDASFRNVYTAGWTANRTRVFTAGILSDRSFSLALTQGLRQDGYELFYSNLTQVGMSGGAVLDSDGRVIGIHGLAEGEEVLDGQRGIARIKRGFSSGIPISTFLNRVYQTGLRLSLQTTTMPPTQVAIQQPMVIPDPLLSSASAVEWTNRGNQLYRLGRFEEALAALNQAVRLNPNLHAAWYERGNVLFALKRPTEALESYDRTILLKPDLYGVWRDRGVLLAVLGKYDAAFGSFDKATELKPDDYVLWYMRGNLLNKNLGDYQGAIASYDRALAINPQFADAWMGKGKALHEQTRYDLALAAYSQALQFDPNLAVAWILQGQTLNALGRRNEAIASWQRALQLKPNDPEALRLLASLQ; translated from the coding sequence ATGACACGCTTTTATCTTTTTTCAACGCTCTTTCTTGGAACAGCGATCGCACTTATCCAACCCCAACCAGTACAGGCGTTATCAGCTAATCAAGTGCAGCGCTTGGCTGAGGGATTCACGGTTCTAATCGATAGTGCTAACCCTGGTTCGGGAGTGATTGTGGCACGCGAGGGCGAGACCTACTATGTGCTCACGGCGCGACATGTGGTGGGAACGCAGGATAGCTATATGGTTGTTGCAGCATCAGGCGATCGCTACCCTGTGCAGTATTCTCGCATTGTGCAAATGCCTGGCGTGGATTTAGCGCTGGTGCCTTTTACCAGTCGGCGGACTTATCCTGTGGCAACTCTGGCAAACTACTCCTACGATGCTAGCTTCCGAAATGTATATACAGCAGGGTGGACGGCGAACCGAACACGGGTGTTTACAGCAGGGATTTTGAGCGATCGCAGTTTTTCGCTAGCGCTGACCCAGGGACTTCGGCAGGATGGCTACGAATTGTTCTACAGCAATCTTACCCAGGTTGGCATGAGTGGCGGGGCGGTGCTGGATAGTGATGGACGAGTCATTGGCATTCATGGGCTGGCAGAGGGTGAAGAAGTACTCGATGGGCAGCGAGGCATTGCCCGCATCAAACGTGGTTTTAGTTCGGGGATTCCAATCTCTACGTTTCTAAATCGGGTTTATCAAACGGGATTACGGCTGTCATTACAAACAACCACGATGCCACCAACTCAAGTTGCAATTCAACAACCAATGGTCATTCCTGATCCGCTCTTGTCTAGTGCTAGTGCAGTAGAGTGGACGAATCGCGGCAATCAGCTTTATCGGTTGGGACGGTTTGAAGAGGCACTGGCAGCGTTGAATCAGGCAGTGCGACTCAACCCCAATCTTCATGCTGCCTGGTACGAACGGGGCAACGTGCTGTTTGCGCTGAAACGTCCTACAGAAGCATTAGAGTCGTATGATCGCACGATTCTTCTAAAACCAGACCTGTACGGTGTGTGGCGCGATCGCGGCGTATTGCTGGCAGTATTGGGCAAATATGATGCGGCATTTGGCTCATTTGACAAGGCGACGGAGTTGAAGCCGGATGATTATGTTCTCTGGTATATGCGCGGCAATTTGTTGAATAAAAATTTGGGCGATTATCAGGGGGCAATCGCATCCTATGACCGTGCCCTTGCAATCAATCCTCAGTTTGCGGATGCCTGGATGGGAAAAGGCAAAGCCCTGCATGAGCAAACTCGCTATGATTTAGCACTGGCAGCTTACAGTCAAGCCTTACAATTTGATCCCAATCTTGCCGTCGCCTGGATTTTGCAAGGGCAAACGTTGAACGCATTGGGTCGGCGAAATGAGGCGATCGCGTCTTGGCAACGTGCTCTGCAACTTAAACCTAACGATCCTGAAGCCCTGCGCCTGCTGGCAAGTTTGCAATAG
- a CDS encoding hypothetical protein (IMG reference gene:2510094864) has protein sequence MKSLSFNSLSPSAAIAVGITAIVSQPSYASDYSYESYLAYEGWSYSDTRIQIPALDRAYRRDAPAYHYAYYSIARPEYLL, from the coding sequence ATGAAGTCACTGTCCTTCAATTCCTTGTCGCCATCGGCTGCAATCGCAGTTGGGATCACAGCGATCGTGAGTCAGCCCAGCTACGCCTCCGATTATTCTTACGAATCTTACTTAGCCTATGAAGGCTGGTCTTACAGCGATACGCGAATTCAGATCCCTGCCTTGGATCGAGCCTATCGCCGCGATGCTCCAGCTTATCACTATGCCTACTATTCCATCGCCCGACCAGAGTATCTTCTCTAA
- a CDS encoding hypothetical protein (IMG reference gene:2510094867) — MQVTQNQLFTELSSEEAANITGASGFYYWHPVYRCHPVHWGGSSGWSSVNQTVNVNVVIDD; from the coding sequence ATGCAGGTCACACAAAATCAACTCTTCACAGAGTTATCGTCTGAAGAAGCCGCCAATATCACTGGAGCTTCCGGTTTCTACTACTGGCATCCCGTTTACCGTTGCCATCCTGTGCATTGGGGTGGTTCTTCAGGATGGTCATCTGTCAACCAAACCGTTAATGTCAACGTCGTAATTGACGACTAA
- a CDS encoding hypothetical protein (IMG reference gene:2510094862), which yields MKSRTGLKILGLGVFAVSAAIALQQPSYAKKPKVTVTTTPSTPGATVVPTVPTGGPAIAPGTGGLPPGSLICVPDGPIPCAQPEPKPIAKDYFFCGRSSHGTPTTYVNTPTGNIPLIRWVSHYFEHSGYTPEVRCRDVSQRFNRFYNQGILNYVTTGFVNNQPVVCVATDRGGPCTGVLFTLKSGQSASRTIQQLFDVRAGASGPLFESEERIFVDMRPYTAAIQANR from the coding sequence ATGAAATCTCGAACGGGCTTAAAAATTTTGGGTTTGGGAGTGTTCGCTGTTAGCGCTGCGATCGCTCTCCAACAACCGAGTTATGCCAAGAAACCGAAAGTCACAGTTACAACAACCCCGTCTACTCCTGGAGCAACAGTGGTTCCAACAGTACCCACTGGAGGTCCGGCAATTGCTCCAGGGACCGGGGGGTTGCCACCAGGTAGCCTCATCTGCGTTCCAGATGGTCCAATACCCTGCGCTCAACCTGAACCCAAACCTATTGCAAAAGACTACTTCTTTTGTGGTAGAAGTTCCCACGGTACCCCTACCACTTATGTCAATACACCAACTGGTAATATCCCGCTAATCCGTTGGGTATCCCACTATTTCGAGCACTCTGGTTATACGCCAGAAGTTCGTTGCCGGGATGTATCACAACGATTTAACCGATTCTACAATCAGGGAATTCTAAACTATGTCACGACGGGATTTGTAAACAATCAACCTGTTGTGTGTGTAGCTACTGATAGAGGTGGTCCTTGCACAGGCGTTTTATTTACGTTGAAATCGGGGCAAAGTGCTAGTCGCACAATTCAACAGTTGTTTGATGTGCGGGCAGGTGCGTCTGGTCCACTATTTGAAAGCGAGGAGCGCATCTTTGTGGACATGAGACCTTACACTGCAGCTATTCAAGCCAATCGTTAG
- a CDS encoding hypothetical protein (IMG reference gene:2510094859) has translation MITKSPKDASLDELEALVYTDVLDVVVPELGFCRAFTRFRYPAAV, from the coding sequence ATGATAACAAAAAGCCCGAAAGATGCGAGTCTGGATGAATTAGAGGCTTTAGTTTATACAGATGTGTTGGATGTGGTCGTGCCAGAGTTGGGCTTTTGCAGGGCCTTCACCCGTTTTAGATACCCTGCCGCTGTTTGA
- a CDS encoding trypsin-like serine protease with C-terminal PDZ domain (IMG reference gene:2510094861~PFAM: Trypsin), with protein sequence MIGLPLTFVACASYWLLPMQMLSPSECVVNPLMLPPKISQLRGRQVAQDSLYERSRAITVKVKASRNGGSGILVQRQGQIYSVLTNRHVVNVGAPYVIQTPDGRSHPANLVKKFDFRGNDLAILQFRSKAPYAIASLTNTNHLLEGDPVISAGFPLEPPPNQANGLLITVGKISLLPPKAFIGGYQIGYTNLIHQGMSGGPVLNLRGEVVGINSLRAYPLWGDPYIFQDGSKPPQAQRKTIIQSSWAIPIETFQAGIRR encoded by the coding sequence GTGATTGGGTTACCACTTACCTTTGTTGCTTGTGCCAGCTATTGGCTATTGCCAATGCAAATGCTGTCTCCAAGTGAGTGTGTTGTAAATCCGCTAATGCTTCCTCCTAAAATCAGCCAGTTACGAGGGAGACAAGTTGCACAAGATTCCCTATACGAGCGATCGCGTGCCATCACCGTAAAAGTGAAAGCTAGCCGTAATGGCGGCTCTGGCATTCTGGTTCAGCGCCAAGGACAAATCTACAGCGTGTTGACCAATCGCCATGTGGTAAATGTGGGAGCACCCTATGTGATTCAAACGCCAGATGGGCGATCGCATCCGGCAAATTTAGTAAAAAAATTTGATTTTCGAGGGAATGATTTAGCCATTTTGCAATTCCGCAGCAAGGCACCCTATGCGATCGCGTCTCTAACTAATACCAATCATCTGCTAGAAGGAGATCCTGTCATCTCCGCCGGATTTCCCCTTGAACCCCCTCCTAACCAAGCCAATGGTTTGCTAATCACCGTTGGCAAAATCTCGCTACTTCCTCCAAAAGCCTTCATCGGTGGCTACCAAATTGGTTACACAAATTTGATCCATCAAGGCATGAGTGGTGGTCCTGTCCTCAACCTGCGAGGAGAAGTAGTTGGCATCAATAGCCTGCGCGCCTACCCACTCTGGGGCGATCCCTACATCTTTCAAGACGGTTCCAAACCTCCCCAAGCGCAACGCAAAACCATCATTCAATCTAGTTGGGCAATCCCGATTGAGACCTTTCAGGCGGGAATTAGGAGATAG
- a CDS encoding Isoleucyl-tRNA synthetase (IMG reference gene:2510094858~PFAM: tRNA synthetases class I (I, L, M and V); Anticodon-binding domain; Zinc finger found in FPG and IleRS~TIGRFAM: isoleucyl-tRNA synthetase), with translation MVATEPGSYKDTVNLPKTDFDMRANAVKREPEIQRFWAENQIYDRLSQTNPGEIFVLHDGPPYANGSLHMGHAMNKVLKDIINKYQLLKGRKVRYVPGWDCHGLPIELKVLQAMKPEQRRELTPLTLRQKAKEFALKTVDEQRESFKRYGVWGDWDHPYLTLEPEYEAAQIGVFGQMVLKGYIYRGRKPVHWSPSSKTALAEAELEYPEGHTSRSLYAAFEVTNVPMALQTPFDPFLGELGVAIWTTTPWTIPGNLGVSVNPDLVYAVVEVGENAPGRFKYLLVAKDLVESLSDTLGTSLTVRATIMGRLLEHITYRHPLFDRESEVLIGGDYVTTDSGTGLVHTAPGHGQEDYQVGMRYGLPILAPVDDDGNFTAEAGPLFAGLNVLGDGNGAVITALQEAGSLLKEEPYQHKYPYDWRTKKPTIFRATEQWFASVEGFRDEALKAIAEVRWIPAQGENRITPMVADRSDWCISRQRSWGVPIPVFYDEETGEPLLNQETIAHVQAIIAEKGSDAWWELPVAELLPEPYRSNGKTYRKGTDTMDVWFDSGSSWAAVAKQRPELRYPVDMYLEGSDQHRGWFQSSLLTSVAVNGHAPYKTVLTHGFALDEQGRKMSKSLGNVVDPAIIINGGKNQKEEPPYGADVLRLWVSSVDYTSDVLIGKNILKQLGDVRGKIRNTARFLLGNLHDFNPATDVITYDQLPELDRYMLHRITEVFNDVTDAFETFQFYRFFQTVQNFCVVDLSNFYLDIAKDRLYISTANSPRRRSCQTVMWVALENLARAIAPVLSHLAEDIWQFLPYATPHKSVFEAGWVKLEPEWNKPELEQKWEQLRDIRTEVNKVLEKARTDKAIGSSLEAKLLLYVSDPALQKTLQELNPGDQNSSPNHVDELRYLFLTSQVELLHSPEELTDAQYRTQIETLGIGVVKADGKKCDRCWNYSVHVGEFTDHPLLCERCVPAIAGNF, from the coding sequence ATGGTTGCAACAGAACCCGGATCGTACAAAGACACAGTAAATCTACCCAAGACAGATTTCGACATGCGGGCGAATGCCGTCAAGCGAGAACCTGAAATTCAGCGGTTTTGGGCAGAAAACCAGATTTACGATCGCCTGTCGCAAACTAACCCTGGTGAAATTTTTGTGCTCCATGATGGACCTCCTTACGCCAACGGTTCCTTGCACATGGGGCACGCTATGAACAAGGTGCTAAAGGACATCATCAATAAGTATCAGTTACTCAAAGGGCGAAAAGTGCGCTACGTGCCCGGTTGGGATTGTCACGGCTTACCGATCGAACTCAAGGTGTTGCAGGCGATGAAACCAGAGCAACGGCGTGAGTTAACCCCCTTAACGCTGCGCCAAAAAGCCAAAGAATTTGCCCTCAAAACCGTGGATGAACAACGGGAAAGCTTCAAACGGTACGGAGTCTGGGGCGATTGGGATCATCCCTACCTCACCCTAGAGCCGGAATACGAAGCGGCGCAAATCGGGGTGTTTGGGCAGATGGTATTGAAAGGCTACATTTACCGGGGGCGCAAACCCGTTCACTGGAGTCCCAGTTCTAAAACAGCGCTGGCAGAAGCAGAACTAGAATATCCCGAAGGGCACACCTCACGCAGTTTGTATGCCGCCTTTGAAGTGACGAATGTGCCAATGGCGCTGCAAACTCCTTTCGATCCATTTCTGGGAGAACTGGGTGTTGCCATCTGGACTACCACTCCCTGGACAATCCCCGGCAACCTGGGGGTAAGCGTCAATCCAGATTTAGTTTATGCCGTGGTGGAAGTGGGCGAGAATGCTCCCGGGCGGTTTAAGTATTTGCTCGTTGCAAAAGATTTAGTTGAAAGCCTCTCTGATACCCTGGGAACCTCCTTAACTGTTCGAGCAACAATAATGGGGCGGTTGCTAGAACACATCACCTATCGCCATCCCTTGTTTGATCGCGAAAGTGAAGTGCTGATCGGCGGTGATTACGTCACCACTGATTCAGGTACCGGCTTAGTACACACCGCCCCTGGTCATGGGCAGGAAGACTACCAGGTGGGAATGCGCTACGGCTTGCCCATCCTGGCTCCTGTGGATGATGACGGGAACTTCACTGCCGAAGCTGGACCATTATTCGCTGGGCTGAATGTGTTGGGAGATGGCAACGGAGCCGTGATTACTGCCTTGCAAGAAGCTGGCTCCCTGCTAAAAGAGGAACCCTATCAACACAAGTATCCTTATGACTGGCGCACTAAAAAACCAACAATCTTCCGGGCGACGGAGCAGTGGTTCGCATCGGTGGAAGGGTTTCGGGATGAAGCATTGAAAGCGATCGCAGAAGTACGGTGGATACCGGCACAGGGCGAAAATCGGATCACGCCAATGGTCGCCGATCGCTCTGATTGGTGCATTTCCCGGCAGCGCAGTTGGGGCGTCCCCATTCCTGTGTTTTACGACGAAGAGACGGGCGAACCACTGTTGAATCAAGAGACGATTGCCCATGTGCAGGCGATCATTGCCGAAAAAGGCTCCGATGCCTGGTGGGAATTGCCTGTGGCAGAATTGCTGCCCGAACCCTATCGTAGCAACGGCAAGACCTACCGCAAAGGCACCGATACAATGGATGTCTGGTTTGACTCCGGTTCATCCTGGGCAGCCGTTGCCAAACAACGTCCTGAATTGCGGTATCCCGTGGATATGTACCTGGAAGGATCAGATCAGCATCGGGGCTGGTTCCAGTCCAGTTTGCTGACCAGTGTGGCTGTGAATGGTCATGCACCCTATAAAACAGTGTTAACTCATGGCTTTGCTCTGGACGAACAGGGACGCAAGATGAGTAAGTCGTTGGGCAATGTAGTTGATCCAGCCATCATCATCAACGGTGGCAAAAATCAGAAGGAGGAACCACCCTATGGTGCTGATGTATTGCGGCTTTGGGTGTCGTCGGTAGATTACACCTCAGATGTGCTGATTGGTAAGAATATCCTGAAGCAATTGGGTGATGTCCGCGGCAAGATTCGCAATACGGCTCGATTTTTACTGGGTAACTTGCATGATTTCAATCCAGCAACGGATGTGATTACCTATGACCAACTGCCAGAACTCGATCGCTATATGCTGCATCGAATCACAGAAGTATTCAATGATGTGACTGATGCATTTGAAACGTTCCAATTTTATCGGTTCTTTCAAACAGTGCAGAACTTTTGCGTTGTTGATTTATCCAACTTCTATCTCGATATTGCCAAAGACCGGTTATACATCAGTACCGCCAATTCCCCCCGTCGTCGCAGTTGCCAAACGGTGATGTGGGTGGCACTGGAAAATCTGGCACGAGCGATCGCGCCTGTTCTGTCCCATTTGGCAGAAGATATCTGGCAATTTCTCCCCTATGCTACGCCACACAAATCAGTATTTGAAGCAGGCTGGGTGAAACTGGAACCGGAATGGAACAAACCTGAACTGGAACAGAAATGGGAGCAACTGCGCGACATCCGCACCGAAGTGAATAAAGTGCTGGAAAAAGCTCGCACCGACAAAGCGATCGGCTCTTCGTTGGAAGCCAAATTGCTGCTGTATGTCTCTGATCCTGCTTTGCAAAAGACTTTGCAAGAACTGAATCCTGGTGATCAAAACTCATCGCCAAATCACGTGGATGAATTACGGTATTTATTTTTGACTTCACAAGTGGAGTTATTGCATTCTCCTGAAGAACTTACTGATGCACAATACAGAACTCAAATTGAAACATTGGGAATTGGCGTTGTCAAAGCTGATGGCAAAAAGTGCGATCGCTGCTGGAATTACTCGGTTCATGTAGGTGAATTTACAGATCATCCATTGCTGTGTGAGCGGTGTGTGCCTGCGATCGCTGGAAACTTTTAG
- a CDS encoding serine/threonine protein kinase (IMG reference gene:2510094865~PFAM: Protein kinase domain), with protein sequence MSNLVPHTDVDYPELSTPLDGRYQVIEILMAKLWARTYLAQDLRRPSQSECIIHHLKVIPMIPDYAEIARELLTREAAILEQVGMHSQIPQLLAYFEDTNGFYIVQELIQGRSLSTELQPQMPWQVEDVVCFLQDALEPLAMLHRYGSMHGNLKPQNILRREQDGRLVLIDIHSLLHIQLTLMAAHGLAVPPLEAAQRGYQPLEQLQGLPCPASDVYAIGMIAIQLLTGVQPTEFRVNPQTTVEILWKEHLPPSISRLQQGLVALLDNMVQWDVSQRFANAEQALMALQDLKQMCLSMEQQFALEKTRVSPAALPPISTVERSETSGFTTMVVEPGPMPNSSKQVSFFLKTLLIHAITSPSLRVSAGGIAIATTCAAIGWGLLNSVDWSDKSTKLWERFTRATDPSNHPKHQSGKTVKAVHQQWQKDWNQASITFQRAETAFKQRQWAEAKQLSTNLPNIPYWQYRGNELAAKAISQAETEASKLIQSAYDSAYQRNFTEALAQLNQIMPETSVGKQARAKIVEYREKQVIKAWADLQKAYDQAIVRNFSQALIYLYQIPKETPAYTIAQRKIVEYKEKEKIRARILLGEAKKRAEQSQLQAAILSLQKISPGTSVDAEVEVKVEVYTQQLNQQAEIWLSIARQQVKDGFVTDAIATLENIPIGTAAYAQAREQIAELTALSQMPEAPAMLEAEPMMPTELASDRPDLNPGHQLREPHAVILSRTTFDQPMNQ encoded by the coding sequence ATGTCAAACCTGGTTCCCCACACCGACGTTGACTATCCTGAATTAAGCACACCTTTGGATGGGCGCTATCAGGTCATTGAAATTTTGATGGCGAAGTTGTGGGCACGCACTTACCTGGCTCAAGATCTGCGACGTCCCAGCCAATCGGAATGTATCATTCACCATCTGAAAGTAATTCCGATGATTCCTGATTATGCTGAAATAGCACGGGAACTGTTGACCAGGGAAGCTGCCATTTTGGAACAGGTGGGGATGCACTCCCAAATTCCTCAGTTACTCGCGTATTTTGAAGATACCAACGGATTTTACATTGTGCAGGAGCTGATTCAGGGGCGATCGCTGAGTACAGAATTGCAACCACAGATGCCCTGGCAAGTTGAAGATGTCGTTTGTTTTTTGCAAGATGCGCTGGAACCTCTTGCCATGCTACATCGCTATGGCAGTATGCATGGTAATTTGAAACCTCAAAATATCCTGCGGCGTGAACAGGATGGGCGTTTGGTACTGATTGATATTCATAGTCTGCTGCATATTCAATTGACACTGATGGCAGCTCATGGGTTAGCAGTGCCACCGTTAGAAGCTGCTCAGAGAGGTTATCAACCTCTAGAACAACTTCAAGGGTTGCCCTGTCCTGCTAGTGATGTTTATGCGATCGGGATGATAGCAATTCAATTATTGACAGGTGTTCAGCCGACTGAATTTCGAGTGAACCCACAAACAACGGTTGAGATTTTGTGGAAAGAGCATTTGCCACCCTCAATTTCTCGATTGCAGCAAGGGCTAGTGGCACTGCTAGACAACATGGTGCAGTGGGATGTGTCCCAACGGTTTGCCAATGCGGAACAAGCCCTGATGGCATTACAAGATTTGAAACAGATGTGTTTATCAATGGAGCAGCAATTTGCGTTGGAAAAAACGCGAGTCTCACCAGCAGCACTGCCTCCAATCTCTACAGTTGAACGTTCTGAAACTTCAGGCTTTACCACAATGGTGGTTGAACCTGGTCCGATGCCTAACTCCAGCAAGCAGGTGAGCTTTTTCTTGAAGACGTTGCTGATACACGCAATCACCAGTCCTTCTTTGCGCGTCAGTGCTGGAGGCATTGCAATTGCCACAACCTGTGCCGCCATTGGCTGGGGATTGTTAAACTCTGTGGATTGGTCAGACAAATCTACCAAACTGTGGGAGCGTTTTACTCGCGCAACAGACCCTAGTAATCATCCCAAACACCAGTCAGGTAAAACGGTCAAAGCTGTTCACCAACAGTGGCAAAAAGACTGGAACCAAGCGAGCATCACTTTCCAGCGTGCTGAAACTGCTTTCAAACAAAGGCAATGGGCAGAGGCGAAGCAACTTTCAACCAACTTGCCCAACATTCCCTACTGGCAGTATCGTGGCAATGAATTAGCAGCAAAAGCTATCTCTCAGGCAGAAACAGAAGCCTCCAAGCTAATACAATCTGCCTATGACTCTGCTTACCAGCGCAACTTTACAGAAGCTCTGGCACAGCTAAACCAAATCATGCCCGAAACTTCGGTTGGTAAACAAGCACGAGCCAAGATTGTTGAATATCGCGAAAAGCAAGTGATTAAAGCCTGGGCTGATTTGCAAAAGGCCTACGACCAGGCAATTGTGCGAAACTTCTCGCAGGCACTGATTTATCTTTACCAAATTCCTAAAGAAACACCCGCTTACACCATTGCTCAAAGAAAGATTGTTGAATACAAAGAGAAGGAAAAAATTCGTGCTCGTATTTTGCTTGGAGAAGCAAAAAAACGAGCGGAACAATCCCAATTACAAGCAGCAATTTTGTCATTACAGAAGATTTCTCCAGGAACATCTGTTGATGCAGAAGTTGAAGTCAAGGTTGAAGTTTATACCCAACAACTGAATCAACAAGCAGAAATCTGGTTATCTATTGCCAGACAACAAGTGAAAGATGGGTTTGTGACTGACGCGATCGCCACTCTGGAAAATATTCCCATTGGTACGGCTGCCTACGCCCAAGCACGAGAACAGATTGCCGAGCTGACGGCATTATCGCAGATGCCTGAAGCTCCTGCTATGCTTGAGGCTGAACCTATGATGCCGACTGAGCTAGCCAGCGATCGTCCCGATCTTAATCCTGGGCATCAACTGCGAGAACCCCATGCTGTGATCCTCAGCCGCACTACTTTTGATCAGCCAATGAATCAATAA
- a CDS encoding hypothetical protein (IMG reference gene:2510094863), producing MPPKAELKSYLTLDELRTRYRRARDTSEARRWQLIHLVAQDWTIKQAAQAVDLNYDYAKEIIRRYNQNGPEALKNRSQKRQISPRSLLTAEQQRELKCALQSPAPDGGKWSGPKVAKWIAEKTGRSHVWPQRGWDYLKRLSQSKE from the coding sequence ATGCCACCTAAAGCAGAGCTGAAATCTTATCTCACCCTGGATGAGCTAAGGACGCGGTATCGTAGGGCAAGAGATACGTCTGAAGCCCGACGATGGCAGCTAATTCACCTGGTTGCTCAAGATTGGACGATTAAACAAGCGGCTCAAGCGGTTGATTTGAATTACGACTATGCCAAAGAAATTATTCGTCGTTATAACCAAAACGGACCAGAAGCTTTGAAAAACCGTAGTCAGAAACGGCAAATTTCACCACGATCGCTCCTCACTGCTGAGCAACAGCGGGAACTCAAATGCGCCCTGCAATCTCCCGCGCCCGATGGGGGGAAATGGTCAGGACCAAAAGTGGCTAAGTGGATTGCCGAGAAAACGGGGCGATCGCACGTGTGGCCCCAACGCGGCTGGGATTATCTGAAGCGACTGAGTCAGAGCAAGGAATAG